Proteins encoded by one window of Halosolutus gelatinilyticus:
- a CDS encoding Gfo/Idh/MocA family protein translates to MTCRLIQIGTGNQGEAWCREFLPPNVEDDTVEVVAAVDVNEDALSNAVDSLSLAEERCYTDAETAMRERDADAVALVVPPHARAELVSLAVEYDLDVLTEKPLADSMDAALEIVELVEETGTKLGVTMSHRFRQDITTLRRRIRSGDYGPVDYLYGRYAVNARSRGSWAGERLYDLEEHPLLIDGAIHHLDLLADMAGERVETVFCRSWNPSYSDFADDPNAVVQLGMENGATIVYEGLNTAAASFNGWWAEHVRANCKEASLLLDGGDLRRFPYERAAEGCLGHTSLEAGESVPLESREKWGNAWLIERFAEWCAGGEPMETNARANLRSMAIVFAAIESAETGEAVRVQEYLNEWIDPGSPLANRR, encoded by the coding sequence GTGACTTGCCGACTGATACAGATCGGAACGGGCAATCAGGGTGAAGCCTGGTGCCGGGAGTTCCTCCCGCCCAACGTGGAAGACGACACCGTCGAGGTCGTCGCGGCCGTCGACGTGAACGAGGACGCGCTTTCGAACGCCGTCGACTCGCTCTCGCTCGCCGAGGAGCGGTGTTACACGGACGCCGAGACGGCGATGCGAGAGCGGGACGCCGACGCCGTAGCGCTCGTCGTCCCGCCGCACGCCCGCGCGGAGCTCGTCTCCCTCGCGGTCGAGTACGACCTCGACGTGCTCACGGAGAAGCCGCTGGCGGACTCGATGGACGCCGCGCTCGAGATCGTCGAACTGGTCGAGGAGACCGGGACGAAGCTGGGCGTCACGATGAGCCACCGGTTTCGACAGGATATCACGACCCTCCGCCGCCGAATACGATCGGGCGACTACGGTCCCGTCGACTACCTGTACGGCCGGTATGCCGTCAACGCTCGGTCGCGCGGGAGCTGGGCCGGCGAACGGCTCTACGACCTCGAGGAGCACCCGCTGCTGATCGACGGCGCGATCCACCACCTCGACCTGCTGGCCGACATGGCCGGCGAGCGCGTCGAGACGGTGTTCTGTCGGTCGTGGAACCCGTCGTACTCCGATTTCGCGGACGACCCGAACGCGGTCGTGCAACTGGGCATGGAAAACGGGGCGACGATCGTCTACGAGGGGCTGAACACGGCCGCGGCCAGTTTCAACGGCTGGTGGGCGGAGCACGTGCGGGCCAACTGTAAAGAGGCCTCGCTCCTCCTCGACGGCGGCGACCTCCGGCGGTTTCCGTACGAGCGCGCCGCGGAGGGCTGTCTCGGCCACACCTCTCTCGAGGCCGGCGAGTCGGTCCCCCTCGAGAGCCGGGAGAAGTGGGGGAACGCGTGGCTCATCGAACGGTTCGCCGAGTGGTGTGCGGGCGGGGAACCGATGGAGACGAACGCCCGCGCGAACCTCCGATCGATGGCGATCGTCTTCGCGGCGATCGAGAGCGCCGAAACCGGCGAGGCGGTTCGGGTCCAGGAGTATCTGAACGAGTGGATCGATCCCGGATCGCCGCTCGCGAACCGCCGCTAA
- a CDS encoding glycoside hydrolase family 3 protein translates to MVSHIRRDVLTSIGAGTSLTLFGGVGRSETTGESDGAADDGDLAFDDRVAELLERLTVEEKASLLHQYQPRIERAGLDAFRTGTEALHGVSWLGEATVFPQAIGLASTWDPDLIERVGDAVGDEVRGKHDATDGGVGLNVWSPTVDPLRDPRWGRNEEGYAEDPLLSGELSTAYASGLAGDHPDYRKTAPILKHFVGYNNETERTTTNAEIPPRLLRDYYLPFFRPPIEDGSAVGVMASYNLLNGRPMTVSPLMDAAVREWAPDENAVMNVSDAWAPVNLTGAQEYFDSEERARAAAVLAGLDSFTEFGADSSTTVDAILGALEEGYLDEADLDEATGHVLTVRALLGEFLDPTDDPYADLTADVIGRPEHRDLAREAAQEGTVLLKNEDDNRTLPLSETETETVAVVGPLSDRVFDDWYSGTPPYRITLREGLRDRLGPDRIRSEAGVDRIALRERSSGDYVSAGVGKGGGALGLQETDAPSVQLFESVQWTSDVWTLRATANERYVTVEDERLVNSADQPGGWEVVEEAFEFVDVDDGAVALRHPSSGQFVAIEDGTLHVSADDRAEAATFDLEVRADGIEAAVEAASEADAAVVMVGTHPLIGGRETQDRETLALPSSQRELVERVSDAHPRTAVIAQSSYPVHLNGVEDRAPSILWTSHAGQETGRALTDVLVGDVSPAGRLTQTWPRSADRLPDITEYNIAETGMTYRYGQEDPLYAFGHGLSYSNFEYDRLRISPGGPLEAGETATVSVRVTNTGSTAADEVVQVYTEQRQSRTQQPERVLRGFERVHLEPGEATTVERSIEFDAFSFWDVTRRKRVVERATHSIYVGSASDDIQERGSIRVDGERIPPRDLSETTRAVDADDWSWSEIELLDRSRSAGTVVGMTDGSWLSFADVDLRDRPTDATVEVARADAGAATLELRCGSPSGPVLGQTEVPSTGGVYEYEERTMSLEGAVGNDRELYVVARGGDVRVHTVRLE, encoded by the coding sequence ATGGTTAGCCACATTCGCAGAGACGTGCTCACGAGCATCGGAGCGGGAACGAGTCTAACGCTGTTCGGCGGTGTCGGGCGCAGCGAGACCACGGGCGAGAGCGATGGCGCGGCGGACGACGGGGACCTCGCGTTCGACGACCGCGTCGCCGAGTTGCTCGAGCGACTCACCGTCGAGGAGAAGGCGTCGCTGCTACACCAGTATCAACCGCGGATCGAGCGGGCCGGCCTCGACGCGTTCCGGACCGGAACGGAGGCGCTACACGGCGTCTCCTGGCTCGGGGAGGCGACCGTCTTTCCGCAGGCGATCGGTCTCGCGAGCACGTGGGATCCCGACCTCATAGAGCGCGTCGGCGACGCCGTCGGAGACGAGGTCCGCGGGAAACACGACGCGACCGACGGGGGCGTCGGACTCAACGTCTGGTCTCCGACCGTCGATCCGCTCCGCGATCCGCGGTGGGGGCGCAACGAGGAGGGGTACGCCGAGGACCCGCTGTTGAGCGGCGAGCTATCGACGGCGTACGCGAGCGGGCTGGCCGGCGACCACCCGGACTACCGCAAGACGGCGCCGATACTCAAACACTTCGTCGGGTACAACAACGAGACCGAGCGGACGACGACCAACGCGGAGATTCCGCCGCGGCTCTTGCGCGACTACTACCTGCCGTTCTTCCGACCGCCGATCGAGGACGGGAGCGCGGTCGGCGTGATGGCCTCGTACAACCTTCTCAACGGCCGGCCGATGACCGTCTCGCCGCTCATGGACGCCGCGGTCCGAGAGTGGGCGCCCGACGAAAACGCGGTGATGAACGTCAGCGACGCGTGGGCCCCGGTGAACCTGACCGGCGCTCAGGAGTACTTCGACTCGGAGGAACGGGCTCGCGCCGCCGCGGTGCTCGCCGGCCTCGACAGCTTCACCGAGTTCGGCGCCGACAGTTCGACGACGGTCGACGCGATACTCGGCGCGCTCGAGGAGGGCTATCTCGACGAAGCCGACCTCGACGAGGCGACCGGCCACGTCCTGACGGTTCGGGCGCTGCTCGGGGAGTTTCTGGACCCAACGGACGATCCCTACGCGGATCTCACCGCCGACGTCATCGGCCGGCCCGAGCACCGAGACCTCGCTCGAGAGGCGGCCCAGGAGGGGACCGTCCTCCTGAAGAACGAGGACGACAACCGGACGCTGCCCCTCTCAGAGACCGAAACCGAGACCGTCGCTGTCGTCGGACCGCTCTCGGACAGGGTGTTCGACGACTGGTACAGCGGGACGCCACCGTATCGCATCACCCTCCGAGAAGGGCTTCGCGATCGGCTCGGTCCCGATCGAATCCGTTCCGAAGCCGGCGTGGATCGGATCGCACTCAGGGAGCGCTCGTCCGGAGACTACGTTTCGGCCGGCGTCGGGAAGGGTGGCGGTGCCCTCGGACTCCAGGAAACCGACGCGCCGAGCGTCCAGTTGTTCGAGTCCGTCCAGTGGACGAGCGACGTCTGGACGCTGCGGGCGACGGCGAACGAGCGGTACGTGACCGTCGAGGACGAACGACTGGTGAACTCGGCGGACCAGCCGGGCGGCTGGGAGGTCGTCGAGGAGGCGTTCGAGTTCGTCGACGTCGACGACGGCGCAGTCGCGCTTCGCCACCCGAGTAGCGGGCAGTTCGTCGCGATCGAAGACGGGACGCTTCACGTCAGCGCCGACGACCGGGCCGAGGCGGCGACGTTCGACCTCGAGGTGCGAGCCGACGGGATCGAAGCCGCGGTCGAGGCCGCGAGCGAGGCCGACGCCGCCGTCGTGATGGTCGGAACGCACCCGCTGATCGGCGGCCGCGAAACCCAGGATCGCGAGACCCTCGCACTGCCGTCGTCCCAGCGGGAACTCGTCGAGCGCGTCAGCGACGCCCACCCGCGGACCGCGGTGATCGCACAGAGCAGTTACCCGGTTCACCTGAACGGCGTCGAGGATCGCGCGCCGTCGATTCTGTGGACCAGCCACGCCGGACAGGAGACCGGACGAGCCCTGACCGACGTGCTGGTCGGCGACGTCTCCCCGGCCGGCCGACTGACCCAGACCTGGCCGCGTTCGGCCGATCGGCTCCCCGACATCACCGAGTACAACATCGCCGAGACGGGGATGACGTACCGGTACGGCCAGGAGGACCCGCTGTACGCGTTCGGACACGGGCTCTCCTACAGCAACTTCGAGTACGACCGCCTCCGGATCTCGCCGGGCGGCCCGCTCGAGGCCGGCGAGACGGCGACCGTCAGCGTCCGCGTGACCAACACCGGTTCGACGGCCGCCGACGAGGTCGTTCAGGTCTACACCGAGCAGCGCCAGTCGCGGACCCAACAGCCGGAACGGGTCCTGCGCGGGTTCGAGCGGGTACACCTCGAGCCGGGTGAGGCGACGACCGTGGAGCGTTCGATCGAGTTCGACGCGTTCTCGTTCTGGGACGTGACCCGACGGAAGCGAGTCGTCGAACGCGCGACGCACTCGATTTACGTGGGCTCCGCGTCCGACGATATTCAGGAGCGCGGTTCGATCCGGGTAGACGGCGAGCGGATTCCGCCGCGCGATCTCTCCGAGACGACGCGAGCCGTCGACGCCGACGACTGGTCGTGGTCCGAGATCGAACTGCTCGACCGTTCGCGATCGGCGGGAACGGTCGTCGGCATGACCGACGGCTCGTGGCTCTCGTTCGCCGACGTCGACCTGCGAGACCGGCCGACCGACGCGACCGTCGAGGTCGCCAGGGCCGACGCCGGCGCGGCGACGCTGGAACTGCGCTGCGGATCGCCGTCCGGTCCGGTGCTCGGACAGACCGAGGTCCCCTCGACGGGGGGCGTCTACGAGTACGAGGAGCGAACGATGTCGCTGGAGGGGGCGGTCGGGAACGACCGAGAGCTCTACGTCGTGGCTCGCGGCGGCGACGTCCGCGTCCACACGGTTCGCCTCGAGTGA
- a CDS encoding ABC transporter ATP-binding protein: MGSVSLESVNKRYGDITAVDEMDIEIEDGEFLSLVGPSGCGKSTTLEMISGLTTPSAGTIAIDDEDVTNFPPKDRNIAMVFQNIALFPHMDVFDNMSYGLRIRGADDDLIERRVDEAVDILQLDGMLDRMPSELSGGQRQRVAIGRAIVRDPEVFLMDEPLANLDAKLRVHMRTELQRIQRKLDVTAVYVTHDQEEAMTMSDRVAIINDGELQQIAPPLTCYEEPANVFVAGFIGSPSMNFIEGAVVDQRFESETVTVDGVGLDDSSAVTLGVRPEDIYPVDGRRLPETAGSVRVSVDVIEPIGEKMFVYLVTDPDARANEDLADLEREHLLMSVDPDAEIDEDEVLDVTFDQSSVHLFETDTGDALVHGLQREPTPMS; the protein is encoded by the coding sequence ATGGGATCCGTTAGCCTGGAGAGCGTGAACAAACGGTACGGCGATATCACGGCCGTCGACGAGATGGACATCGAGATCGAGGACGGCGAGTTCCTCTCGCTCGTCGGGCCCTCGGGCTGTGGGAAGTCGACGACGCTCGAGATGATCAGCGGCCTGACGACGCCGTCGGCGGGGACGATCGCCATCGACGACGAGGACGTCACGAACTTCCCGCCGAAAGACCGGAACATCGCGATGGTGTTCCAGAACATCGCGCTGTTCCCGCACATGGACGTCTTCGACAACATGAGTTACGGACTCCGAATTCGCGGTGCGGACGACGACCTCATCGAACGGCGGGTCGACGAAGCCGTCGACATCCTCCAATTAGACGGTATGCTCGACCGGATGCCGAGCGAACTGTCCGGGGGACAGCGACAGCGCGTCGCGATCGGTCGCGCGATCGTTCGCGACCCCGAGGTGTTCCTGATGGACGAACCGCTGGCGAACCTGGACGCGAAACTGCGCGTCCACATGCGCACGGAACTCCAGCGCATTCAACGTAAACTGGACGTGACGGCGGTCTACGTCACCCACGACCAGGAGGAGGCGATGACGATGTCCGACCGCGTCGCGATCATCAACGACGGCGAACTCCAGCAGATCGCGCCGCCGTTGACGTGCTACGAGGAGCCCGCGAACGTCTTCGTCGCGGGGTTCATCGGCTCGCCGTCGATGAACTTTATCGAGGGCGCGGTCGTCGACCAGCGGTTCGAGTCGGAGACCGTCACCGTCGACGGGGTGGGACTGGACGATTCGAGCGCCGTGACCCTCGGCGTTCGTCCCGAAGACATCTATCCCGTGGACGGGCGACGACTCCCCGAGACGGCCGGCTCCGTCCGCGTGTCGGTCGACGTCATCGAACCGATCGGCGAGAAGATGTTCGTCTACCTGGTCACCGACCCCGACGCGCGAGCCAACGAGGACCTCGCGGACCTCGAGCGGGAGCACCTCCTGATGAGCGTCGACCCCGACGCGGAGATCGACGAAGACGAGGTGCTCGACGTCACCTTCGATCAGTCGAGCGTTCACCTGTTCGAGACGGATACGGGGGACGCCCTCGTCCACGGCCTGCAACGAGAGCCGACGCCGATGTCCTGA
- a CDS encoding extracellular solute-binding protein → MLGRSSNETVGANRRTIRRRGFIKITGAASITAGVAGCFGGADDSALQLTATNEWQNNSDEIQQALYDAGLSEDIEIELISGGSKTDEMQNQYSQWLSSNQAKPDLLVFDSGWTLPFIVRGQILNLEGELPEDTLETIHDDYFEQSVNSTTGPDGKLHGVPLYPDFPTIQYRKDLVEEAGYDWGRHRTDPLSWERFSHELADVYEQSDVTYGYNWQAASEIQLACCVFNEFVSSWGGAYFGNPEENLYGPIGDRPVTVAEEPVFEALRMARTFIHGTDEPDTLDEFAGEITSDEAFQWGLSPSMQPFTDGNAVALRNWPYSININGADDVLGEDMGVMPMPYGVPEGEGEYPGTGGSIGALGGWNYCVNPNTNRLDECLEVLQVLTTEEFQRENFELVGHIPPNPDVLENADDVPVMGRYLDALSFAGEHTMARPATAVWSQQSDPVAQEVNAALMGDVGVEEAMSKLDSRLTELETSFSDS, encoded by the coding sequence ATGCTAGGTCGCAGTAGCAACGAGACCGTCGGTGCGAATCGGCGAACGATTCGGCGTCGAGGGTTCATCAAGATCACGGGCGCAGCGAGTATTACGGCCGGCGTCGCCGGCTGCTTCGGCGGCGCCGACGATTCGGCCCTCCAGTTAACCGCCACGAACGAGTGGCAGAACAACAGCGACGAGATCCAGCAGGCGCTGTACGACGCGGGGCTGTCCGAAGATATCGAGATCGAACTCATCAGCGGCGGGTCCAAGACCGACGAGATGCAAAACCAGTACTCCCAGTGGCTCTCGTCCAATCAGGCGAAGCCGGACCTGCTCGTGTTCGACAGCGGTTGGACGTTACCGTTTATCGTCCGGGGGCAGATACTCAATCTCGAGGGAGAACTACCCGAAGACACCCTCGAGACGATCCACGACGACTACTTCGAACAGAGCGTCAACTCGACGACCGGGCCGGACGGGAAACTCCACGGCGTGCCGCTCTACCCCGACTTTCCGACGATTCAGTACAGAAAAGACCTGGTGGAGGAGGCGGGCTACGACTGGGGCCGACACCGGACCGATCCCCTGTCGTGGGAGCGGTTCTCCCACGAGCTCGCGGACGTCTACGAGCAGTCGGACGTGACGTACGGCTACAACTGGCAGGCGGCGTCCGAGATCCAGTTAGCGTGTTGCGTGTTCAACGAGTTCGTGAGTTCGTGGGGCGGTGCGTACTTCGGCAATCCGGAGGAGAACCTGTACGGGCCGATCGGGGACCGACCCGTAACGGTAGCCGAAGAGCCGGTGTTCGAAGCCCTGCGGATGGCCCGCACGTTCATTCACGGAACGGACGAGCCGGATACGCTCGACGAGTTCGCCGGCGAGATCACCTCCGACGAAGCGTTCCAGTGGGGGCTCTCGCCCTCGATGCAGCCGTTTACCGACGGGAACGCCGTCGCGCTCCGAAACTGGCCGTACTCGATCAACATCAACGGGGCCGACGACGTCCTCGGCGAGGACATGGGCGTGATGCCCATGCCGTACGGAGTTCCCGAAGGCGAAGGGGAGTATCCCGGTACCGGGGGCTCGATCGGCGCCCTCGGCGGCTGGAACTACTGCGTGAACCCCAACACGAACCGGCTCGACGAGTGTCTCGAGGTGCTTCAGGTCCTGACGACGGAGGAGTTCCAGCGGGAGAACTTCGAACTCGTCGGCCACATCCCGCCGAACCCGGACGTCCTGGAAAACGCCGACGACGTCCCGGTCATGGGGCGGTATCTCGACGCCCTGTCGTTCGCCGGCGAACACACGATGGCCCGTCCGGCGACGGCCGTCTGGAGCCAGCAGTCCGATCCCGTCGCCCAGGAGGTTAACGCCGCACTGATGGGTGACGTCGGCGTCGAGGAGGCGATGTCGAAGCTCGATTCGAGATTGACCGAGCTCGAAACGTCGTTCAGCGACTCATGA
- a CDS encoding carbohydrate ABC transporter permease yields the protein MSTEERSSTVTQTGTTPRYRVDLATLDWLERRSDTQFVYMMLLPVFALLGTMAIWPLIYTANISLHADSIATADPIGEFVGHRNYVDILTGEANLQRPFFSLSNPFTSAAPVTLIYTVSAVLVETVLGLSMALILNREFRGRRWVRVAMILPWTVPIVIQGMIFYLMFQPSIGFAVGPLNDLGVVSSTPLATSRDGLLIAIIADVWKQSAFMALLILAGLQSIDRSLYSVARVAGASRIQQFKTITFPLVLPALLVALLFRTIGALKVYGLVESTAGCNTVPTLSCLVINLWSANRYGSAAAVAFIIAAVIGILLVGYLVQLRKQETGGT from the coding sequence ATGAGCACGGAGGAACGTTCGTCGACGGTAACGCAGACGGGAACGACGCCGCGGTACCGCGTGGACCTCGCAACGCTCGACTGGCTCGAGCGGCGCAGCGACACGCAGTTCGTCTACATGATGTTGCTGCCGGTGTTCGCGCTATTGGGAACGATGGCGATCTGGCCGCTGATCTACACGGCGAACATCTCGCTTCACGCGGACAGCATCGCGACGGCGGATCCGATCGGCGAGTTCGTCGGCCACCGGAACTACGTCGACATCCTCACCGGCGAGGCGAACCTGCAGCGACCGTTCTTCAGCCTCTCGAATCCGTTCACGAGTGCCGCGCCGGTGACGCTGATCTACACGGTCAGCGCCGTCCTCGTCGAAACGGTACTCGGCCTCTCGATGGCGCTCATCCTGAACAGGGAGTTTCGCGGGCGGCGGTGGGTCCGCGTCGCGATGATCCTTCCCTGGACCGTCCCGATCGTCATCCAGGGGATGATCTTCTACCTCATGTTCCAGCCGTCGATCGGGTTCGCCGTCGGACCGCTCAACGATCTCGGGGTGGTCTCTTCGACGCCGCTCGCGACCAGTCGCGACGGCCTGTTGATCGCGATCATCGCCGACGTCTGGAAGCAGTCGGCGTTCATGGCGCTGCTCATCCTCGCGGGGCTGCAGAGCATCGATCGCAGCCTGTACAGCGTCGCCAGGGTCGCCGGGGCGTCGAGGATTCAGCAGTTCAAAACGATCACGTTCCCCCTCGTGCTCCCCGCGTTACTCGTTGCGCTCCTGTTCCGAACGATCGGTGCGCTCAAGGTGTACGGCTTAGTCGAGTCGACCGCGGGCTGCAACACCGTTCCGACGCTCAGCTGTCTCGTCATCAACCTCTGGAGCGCGAATCGATACGGGTCCGCGGCGGCGGTCGCGTTCATCATCGCGGCCGTCATCGGCATCCTGCTCGTCGGATACCTGGTACAGCTCAGAAAACAGGAGACCGGAGGAACGTAG
- a CDS encoding carbohydrate ABC transporter permease, with the protein MANSPAETESKNVIERTAQRAVRDPDTVYRWLTYVGIGFFATVSLFPFYWLFILALTPNESIVDMGFVPKGFNPGAFLEVFEVVPFHIYMLNSIVIAALSTIIVLTIGSIAGYVFGRYEFRGRTPLLLLILVISYFPPVAFLIPLFRLFTGEVALFGLSSPQLYNTPWSIVMPLSGITLPLIIFLLTTFYRQIPDGLEDAARVEGSTRIGALGRIIVPLSAPGVATAGILTFIIVYNEFFFSYLMVDGTPDSWSPVLHGVFAFQGTQRVAYNLMAAASIIGVIPMAVIVMLAQERIVSGLTQGALKE; encoded by the coding sequence ATGGCAAACTCACCAGCCGAAACCGAGTCGAAAAACGTGATCGAACGAACCGCACAGCGAGCGGTCCGTGACCCCGATACGGTGTACCGGTGGTTGACGTACGTCGGAATCGGGTTCTTCGCCACCGTCTCGCTGTTTCCCTTCTACTGGCTGTTCATCCTCGCGCTGACGCCGAACGAGAGCATCGTCGACATGGGCTTCGTCCCAAAGGGGTTCAATCCCGGCGCGTTCCTCGAGGTGTTCGAGGTCGTCCCCTTCCACATCTACATGCTGAACAGCATCGTCATCGCCGCGCTCTCGACGATCATCGTGTTGACCATCGGGAGCATCGCGGGCTACGTTTTCGGCCGGTACGAGTTCCGCGGTCGCACGCCGCTGTTGCTCCTCATCCTCGTGATCTCGTACTTCCCGCCGGTCGCGTTCCTCATCCCGCTCTTTCGGCTCTTCACGGGGGAGGTCGCCCTCTTCGGACTCTCCTCTCCCCAGTTGTACAACACGCCCTGGAGCATCGTCATGCCGCTGAGCGGGATCACCCTGCCCCTCATCATCTTCCTTCTGACGACGTTCTATCGCCAGATCCCCGACGGACTCGAGGACGCGGCGCGCGTCGAGGGGTCGACTCGAATCGGCGCTCTGGGCCGGATCATCGTTCCACTCTCCGCGCCGGGCGTGGCGACGGCGGGCATTCTCACCTTCATCATCGTCTACAACGAGTTCTTCTTCTCGTATCTCATGGTCGACGGGACGCCGGATAGCTGGTCACCGGTGTTACACGGCGTCTTCGCGTTCCAGGGCACCCAACGGGTCGCGTACAATCTGATGGCCGCGGCGAGCATCATCGGCGTGATTCCGATGGCGGTGATCGTCATGCTCGCCCAGGAGCGGATCGTGAGCGGACTCACGCAGGGCGCGCTCAAGGAGTAG
- a CDS encoding sugar phosphate isomerase/epimerase family protein: MDIGVLTTSIADEPLENALAYLSDRGVDAVELACGGFVGDAHLPQERYLDDEDAQAELRAVLDEHDLYVSALAVHTNPLHPDEARSADADRDLREAIRLAAQLDVDAVTTFSGLPAGGPNDEVPNWITAPWPGEHLEALEYQWEVALEYWTDLADFADEHGVNVGIEMHPNMLVYEPRGLLRLREETNERIGANFDPSHLFWQGISITDAIRLLGEEEAIHHVHAKDTKVYEEQAREKGVLDTAPYTDEANRSWLFRSIGYGHGETFWKDVVSTLRMVGYDGALSIEHEDSLTSAREGLEKGIDVLDRATFESTPDDAFWAE; this comes from the coding sequence ATGGACATCGGAGTCCTCACCACCTCGATCGCAGACGAACCGCTCGAGAACGCCCTCGCGTACCTGTCGGACCGTGGCGTCGACGCGGTCGAACTCGCCTGTGGCGGGTTCGTCGGCGACGCACACCTCCCGCAGGAGCGGTATCTCGACGACGAAGACGCACAGGCCGAACTCCGGGCCGTCCTCGACGAACACGACCTCTACGTCTCCGCGCTCGCCGTCCACACCAACCCGCTCCACCCCGACGAGGCGCGGTCGGCGGACGCCGATCGGGACCTCCGCGAGGCGATCCGACTCGCCGCCCAACTCGACGTCGACGCCGTCACCACGTTCTCGGGACTGCCGGCCGGCGGGCCGAACGACGAGGTACCGAACTGGATCACCGCGCCGTGGCCCGGCGAACACCTCGAGGCCCTCGAGTACCAGTGGGAGGTCGCCCTCGAGTACTGGACCGACCTCGCCGACTTCGCCGACGAGCACGGCGTGAACGTCGGCATCGAGATGCACCCGAACATGCTCGTCTACGAACCGCGCGGCCTGCTTCGGCTTCGCGAGGAAACGAACGAGCGCATCGGGGCGAACTTCGACCCGTCGCACCTGTTCTGGCAGGGGATCTCGATCACCGACGCGATCCGTCTGCTCGGCGAAGAGGAGGCGATCCACCATGTCCACGCTAAGGACACCAAGGTCTACGAGGAACAGGCCCGCGAGAAGGGCGTTCTCGACACCGCGCCGTACACCGACGAGGCGAACCGCTCGTGGCTGTTTCGGTCGATCGGCTACGGCCACGGCGAAACCTTCTGGAAGGACGTCGTCTCGACGCTCCGGATGGTCGGCTACGACGGTGCCCTCTCGATCGAACACGAGGACTCGCTCACTTCTGCTAGGGAGGGACTGGAGAAGGGGATCGACGTTCTCGACCGCGCGACTTTCGAGTCGACACCGGACGACGCCTTCTGGGCGGAGTAG